CTCGATCGACGTCGTTACCGCCGACGGGGAGTTTCTGACCGCCAGCGAGGACGACCACGAGGAGCTGTTCTGGGCGCTGCGGGGCGGCGGCGGCAACTTCGGTGTCGTCACCGCCTTCGAGTTCGAACTGCACCCGGTCGGACCCGAGGTTCTGCAGGTCACCACCGCGTACGACCTCGAGGAGGCCGAGGCGGTCATCCGCGCGTGGCGCGAGTACACCGAGACGGCGCCCGACGAGGTCTCGAGCATGGTCGCCATCTGGGGTGTCCCACGACTGCCGGAACTCCCGACGGAGGCCCACGACGACCCCGTCGTCCTGGCGTCGGGGCTGTACGCCGGCTCCCAGGAGGAGGCAGCGGCGGCGTTGAAACCGCTCCAGGAACTCGCCGAACCCGCGATGGACCTGAGCGCCAGGATGCCGTACGTCGTCGCCCAGAGCGCCCTCGACGCGGCGGTTCCCGAGGGGGACCGCTACTACTGGAAGTCCATCAACGTCGAGGCGCTCACCGACGAGTTCGTCGATCGCATGGCTGAGCACGGACGCGAGCGACCCCACCCGCGCGTGCTCATGATCCTCCGGCACATGGGCGGGGCGATCGCAGACGTCGACGAACTGGCGACCGCGTACAGCCACCGCGACGTCGAGTACATGCTGAGCATCGACGGCATCTGGGAGGAGCCGGCCGACGACGACACGAACGTCGCCTGGGTGCGGGAGACGTGGGCCGACCTGCGCGGGCTCACCGCGGGCGGCGTCTACCTCAACTTCCCCGGCTTCGGCGAGGACGGCGAGGCGCTGGCTCGAGCGGTCTACGGCGACGAAACCTACGATCGGCTGGCGTCGGTCAAGGCGACGTACGACCCCGGAAACCGGTTCCGGTCGAACGTGAACGTCGAACCGGCGACGCACTGAGCCGCCGGCTCGCCCGCGTAGCCGACAGTCGGCGGCCGTCGCTCGGCGCGGAACCGCCACCGTCAGAACACTCTTGGTGCTCCCGAACGCGCCGACACGCATGCAACTCGGTCTCATCGCGGACACCCACGACAACGTCGACGCGACCAGGCGAGCGGTCGAGCTCTTCGAGGAGGATGGCGTCGAAATCGTCGTCCACTGCGGGGACTACGTCGCCCCGCCCGTGATCTCGCTGTTCGATGGGTTCGAACTCCATGGAGTACTGGGGAATAACGACGGCGAGGTGTCGGGCCTCGAGGCCGCGTTCGCCGACCTGGGACGCGAGAGCGAACTCCACGGCCGCTTCGCAGACCTCGAGTTCGACGGG
Above is a genomic segment from Natrononativus amylolyticus containing:
- a CDS encoding FAD-binding oxidoreductase, with the protein product MEETRAKRPADLPAAAEELRLGLRGSLVLPEDDAYDDTRAVWNGMVDRYPSAIVRAAGVGDVVAAVNFVAEHDLPVSVRGGGHNVAGTAVCDDGVVIDLRDIDWVRVDPNARRVRVGGGATWADIDWETQVFELATPGGEVSETGVAGLTLGGGVGQLRRKYGLSCDALRSIDVVTADGEFLTASEDDHEELFWALRGGGGNFGVVTAFEFELHPVGPEVLQVTTAYDLEEAEAVIRAWREYTETAPDEVSSMVAIWGVPRLPELPTEAHDDPVVLASGLYAGSQEEAAAALKPLQELAEPAMDLSARMPYVVAQSALDAAVPEGDRYYWKSINVEALTDEFVDRMAEHGRERPHPRVLMILRHMGGAIADVDELATAYSHRDVEYMLSIDGIWEEPADDDTNVAWVRETWADLRGLTAGGVYLNFPGFGEDGEALARAVYGDETYDRLASVKATYDPGNRFRSNVNVEPATH
- a CDS encoding metallophosphoesterase family protein, whose amino-acid sequence is MQLGLIADTHDNVDATRRAVELFEEDGVEIVVHCGDYVAPPVISLFDGFELHGVLGNNDGEVSGLEAAFADLGRESELHGRFADLEFDGLSLAALHGESLAEVRAIAEGESYDYVCYGHHHRREREQIGRTTLLNPGAQFPTVEDDHRTVAVLDTRSETVRFRSVRG